One part of the Candidatus Krumholzibacteriia bacterium genome encodes these proteins:
- a CDS encoding neuromedin U, with amino-acid sequence MPKPLLSIAAFLIVIAMAGSAAAEEAPAPEHDLTSLAKTSQNPVGNLLSFPFQFNFNNGGGYGDETMFLLNFQPVLPFAISSEWNVISRTIVPFYNFPGGSPADRITGVGDIQQAFYLTPGNPGKLIWGIGPVFSLPTATNDLVKTGSWAIGPGAVALTMAGPWVIGGLVNQYWNYSDHGGDPKTDLFVAQPFINYNFGKGWALSFAPLITANFDAADGQEWTIPLGMGITRTTRLNKRPLNLTAQYYANVERPDGAPGNQLRIAVILLYPK; translated from the coding sequence ATGCCGAAGCCGCTATTGTCGATCGCCGCGTTCCTGATCGTCATCGCCATGGCGGGCAGCGCCGCCGCGGAGGAAGCGCCGGCGCCGGAACACGACCTCACCAGTCTGGCCAAGACGAGCCAGAACCCGGTGGGGAACCTGCTGAGCTTTCCATTTCAGTTCAATTTCAACAACGGCGGTGGTTACGGCGACGAAACCATGTTCCTGCTGAACTTCCAGCCGGTGCTGCCGTTCGCGATCTCCAGCGAGTGGAACGTGATCTCTCGCACCATCGTGCCCTTCTACAATTTCCCGGGCGGATCCCCCGCCGACCGCATCACCGGCGTTGGGGATATCCAGCAGGCGTTCTACCTGACTCCCGGCAACCCGGGCAAACTCATCTGGGGCATCGGCCCCGTATTTTCGCTCCCCACCGCGACCAACGACCTGGTGAAGACCGGCAGCTGGGCCATCGGCCCCGGCGCGGTTGCGCTCACCATGGCGGGCCCATGGGTGATCGGCGGGCTCGTCAACCAGTACTGGAATTACTCGGACCACGGCGGGGATCCCAAGACCGACCTCTTCGTGGCGCAGCCTTTCATCAACTACAACTTCGGCAAGGGTTGGGCGCTCTCGTTTGCGCCGCTGATCACCGCAAACTTCGACGCGGCGGACGGGCAGGAGTGGACGATCCCGCTCGGCATGGGCATCACGCGCACCACCCGGCTCAACAAGCGCCCGCTCAACCTCACCGCGCAGTACTACGCCAACGTCGAGCGCCCGGACGGTGCCCCCGGCAACCAGCTGCGCATCGCGGTCATTCTGCTCTATCCCAAATGA
- a CDS encoding KpsF/GutQ family sugar-phosphate isomerase, producing the protein MPVKTDRNKDTDAVVAGARRVIDEEIEGLRALRDGLGPELGRAVDAILACRGRIIVSGVGKSGQIAKKIASTLTSTGTPAFYVHAFEASHGDLGLVHGEDVVVIISKSGMGDELRSYVPALKKLDVTMIAMTASRSSYLAQHSDIVLEFDGSHEAGCLGLAPTTSATVSLVLGHVLASALVERRGFTAEEFARTHPGGMLGKRLNLKVSEVMRTGNALPVVSEATTLRDALFETMEKSIGCTGVVNAAGVLTGIVTDGDIKRIITRRDDALDVPVGEVMTRNPKTIEPDVLAADALARMELNLPGPLLMLFIVDSGGKPVGLLHVHDILRSGLRTE; encoded by the coding sequence ATGCCGGTGAAGACGGACAGGAACAAGGATACCGACGCGGTCGTCGCCGGCGCACGCCGCGTCATCGACGAGGAGATAGAGGGGCTGCGCGCCCTGCGCGACGGGCTGGGGCCCGAACTGGGGCGCGCGGTGGACGCCATTCTTGCGTGCCGCGGGCGCATCATCGTGTCCGGGGTGGGCAAGTCCGGACAGATCGCCAAGAAGATCGCGAGCACCCTCACCAGTACCGGCACCCCCGCCTTCTACGTCCACGCCTTCGAGGCCAGCCACGGCGACCTCGGCCTGGTGCACGGGGAGGACGTCGTCGTCATCATCTCCAAGAGCGGCATGGGCGACGAGCTGCGCAGCTACGTGCCCGCGCTCAAGAAGCTGGATGTCACCATGATCGCCATGACCGCGTCGCGCAGCAGCTATCTCGCCCAGCACAGCGACATCGTGCTGGAATTCGACGGATCACACGAGGCCGGCTGCCTGGGCCTGGCCCCCACCACCAGCGCCACCGTGTCGCTGGTGCTGGGGCACGTGCTGGCCAGCGCGCTGGTGGAGCGGCGCGGCTTCACCGCGGAGGAGTTTGCGCGCACCCACCCGGGCGGTATGCTGGGCAAGCGTTTGAATCTCAAGGTCAGCGAAGTGATGCGCACCGGCAACGCGCTGCCGGTGGTAAGCGAGGCGACCACGCTGCGCGACGCGCTCTTCGAGACCATGGAGAAGAGCATCGGCTGCACCGGCGTGGTCAACGCCGCGGGTGTGCTCACGGGGATCGTGACCGACGGCGACATCAAGCGTATCATCACGCGCCGCGACGACGCGCTCGACGTCCCCGTCGGCGAGGTCATGACGCGCAACCCCAAGACCATCGAGCCGGATGTGCTGGCGGCCGACGCGCTGGCGCGCATGGAACTCAATCTGCCCGGGCCATTGCTTATGCTGTTCATCGTCGATTCCGGCGGAAAGCCCGTCGGCTTGCTGCACGTGCACGACATTCTTCGTTCCGGACTAAGAACGGAGTGA